The DNA region GCGCTGCCCCACTGCGCGGCGATCTGCTCCGGAGTCTGCGGGATCGGCGTGCGGGCGATCACGGCGTCCCAGGCGCGCTGCGCCAGCGCGGCCTCGAAGTCCTCACTGCTGCAGTCCACGACGCTCCACCCCGCCTCTGCGGCAGATTCCCGGAGAGCGGCGAAAGCACCCGCACCGAATTCGCTGGCCCGGTCGTAGAGCACGCACACCGGTGACCGGTCGGCAACTCCGGCGGACTCGCGTTCCCGCACCGGGTCATCGGCCGGGGACCCCAGCGCCACGGCGAACCCCGAATCCTCGTTGACGATGTCGTAGGCACGCGATCCCGGCGCCGACAGCATCGATGCCGTGCCGGTATAGGCCGACGCCCACAGGCCGGAGCCGCGCTCCACCATCGCCGGCGCCGACGTCGCACGGATGAACGCGGCGCGCGCCGGCTGCGAGGCGAAGATGCCGCCGGGGCGCAGCAGCAGAGCCCACGCTGTCCCGTCATGCGACGTGTTCACGGTGAAGTCCTTGCGCTCGAGTTCCCGGATGGGCCCGCGAATTGCGGTCGTCGGTGCCACGATCGCCACGTGCAGCCGGCCGCCGACGTCCGCGATCGGCTGGTCTCCAGGAGGCACCAGCTCGATCCGGGCGACCTTGGGCGTCACGGATCCGCGGAAGGCGGGATTGGGGACGAGTGTGACGCTCTGCCCCTCTGCCTCGTCTCGGACCTCGTCGACGAGGAAGGGCCCGCTGGAAAGCAGCAGGTCGGGGGCGATCTCGTCGCCGGCGGAGACCGTGAAGCCGTCGTTCCAGACCTCGGCGATGTCCTGGAGCACCGCCCGGTCCTCGTCCTGGATCGCCCGGATGACCGCCTGTTTCGCCTCCATCGCATCGTCGATGCCCAAGGCGCGTCGGCCGATGACGTGCGCCGGCACCGGCACCGTCACGGCTTGCTGCCAGCCGGTGACCGGCGGCTCGAACGTCACATCGATCGACCGGGCGAACTCGTCGACTGACGGAACGTCGGAGTCGGCATCCGGCTGGGTCTGGATCGCTCCGGAGTCCCCCTCCGGAGCGAAGTACCCGGCGGCTGCCGCCCAGCCCAGCAGAAGGTCGGCCGCGTCCAGCGGGATGCCGTCCGACCAGGCCGGCTCAGCAAGGTCGTACCGCACCGTGAACGGGTCGTCCGCGAGAATCGCGACGGTGCCGAACGATTCGTCCGCGACGAACTCCCCCTCCCGCACGTGGCCGAACCCGCCTCGGATCGCCTCGGCGATGGCGATGTTTCCGGCCGTCGGGGATGCGGCGGCGTTCGCCGATGTGAACGGACCCGCCCACCCGACGGTGATCCGGGTGCCCGGCACGACCGTGTCCGGCAGCCCGGGGGCGCACGCCGTCAGGCTTGCCCCGAGGCTTGCCGCGAGCAGGAGTGCGAGCGGTGCGCGGAAACGGCGCCGCGTCATGAGATCGCAGTCATACGAGGGCGGTCATATGAGGTCGGTGCCGTCTTCGCCTTCGACCAGCGCACGGAAGGGCTCGCTCTCTTCGCTCTCCAGCCACGCACGGGCATATTCCACCAGCAGGGCCGGGGAATCCTCCGCCTCCGCGGCGGTGGCGAACGGCCCGAGGGTGTCTTCTGACGGGCGCGTGTCCGCGCGTTCCACCGCCCTGGCCGTCAGGTTGTACCAGTAGCTCTGCGAGTCGCTCATCGGCCCCGTGCTCCGCTCATCTGCCCCATCCTATTGCTCGCCTCCTGGTGCCCTGGCACGGACAGAGGTCGTGGCGCCGGTCCGAGGACCGGCGCCACGACCTCTGAAAGCACGCTGGCTCAGCCGCCTGCCAGCTCCGCATCCTTGTCGCGGATCGAGTCGGCCATCCGGTCGAGGGCCTGAGCCATGTCGTTCACGGCCTCAGCGGCGTCGTCCAGCGACGCGGTGAGCTCCGAGTACGCGGAGGAGTAAGCCTCGGACGCATTCTCGGTCTTGAATCCGTCCTGCACCAGGTCGTCGATGACACCCTGGAGTTCCTTCAGGGTGTCGGTGACGGTGCTGCGTCCATCGCGCAGTCGCGCCGCTGCGCTCTCCATCTCGCTGTACGTTGCCCCGAAATCATGTCCGGCCATGAGGTCCGCCTCCTGCGTTCGTCGTGTTCAGGCCCTGCGGCCTCTCTTGAATCGAGGCTAGCCAATGCTGGCCTTTCCGCACACGGGGAGTGGTACCCATGTCACCCCTGCCCATTCGAGCCCGCAGCCGGCACGAACGGGATCTGCATCGTCACCGCACGGCCCGCCTGCACGAAGATGCCACGGCCGACCGGGAAATCCGAGCGCTTGACGCGGCCGAACGCGGTCTTGAAGATCGCCTCCCCGTCGTAGGTGTCGGGTTTGAGCACGATGCCCTGCCGGCCGGTCTTCCATTCGCCGAGCACGCCGATGCTGCCGCTGGCGCGGGTGATCTCGGCTTCGCCGATGAGCAGATGGTCGCTGTTGTTCATCGCCTGGAGCAGCGCGCGCATCGGGCGATCCGCGGGACCATCGGCCAGGTGCGGCATGTCCTCCACGACGATCATGATGCGACCGCCCGGCGACTCGCTGACGACCAGCTCGGCCAACTCGGCGGCAAGATCCTTCTCCTCCTCGGGCCGCATGGCACTGCGCACCCACGGCCGGAAGTCCTTCAGCTCCGCGCGACGGCTGCCGAGGTGGTACATCTTCACGTCCGGATCGAAGCGCTCCATGGCGACCACGAGCGCCTTCAGAGCGTTCGTCCGCCCCGATGCCGGAGGACCCGAGATGACGAAGGAGCCGATGGGTTCGAATCCGTGCGGGGCGAGCGTGTCGTCGGCGACGCCGAACACCGGCATCCCCCCTGCCCGGGCCGGCATCTCGGAGACGGTGACCATGGTCGGAAGCGCGCCGATCTCGGGCAGGTCCCGCACACCCTCCTCGCGGAGCCGATCTCCGAGCGCGATGAGAGCCTTCGTCTGCTCGACGACGTTCATGGTGCCGCCGAGGACCGCGATCTGCGCTTCGTGACCGTCGACGACGGCACGCCCCGGAGCGGACTGCTCGTCCAGCACGTCTCGCGGGACACCCAGCAGCATGTACTGGCTGGGATCGCCCATGCGCAGCACGACACGACGCGATATGTTCGCCGCCACCGCGCTGGGAACCGCGTTGCCCCGGTCAGCGGTGATCACAGTGTGCAGCCCGAGTGTGCGCCCCTCACCGAGGATGCGCATGAAGATGCGGTAGAAGGGTCCCCGGCCCGGCGCGACCTCCCAGTCCTTCTTGAACTCGGGGTAGTTGTCGATCAGGAGCAGGATGCGCGGCATCCGCCGGTCCTTCAGCTCCCGGTACTCCTGGACGGATGCCGCGCTGGCAGCGGAGAAAGCCGCGGCGCGGCGATCCATCTCACCGTCCAGCGTGCGCAGGAGGCGCTGGATGCGGTCGACGTCCGCACCGTCCACGACCGAGCCGACATGGGGAAGAGACGCCAGCGCGCCCAGCGCCCCCGAGGCGAAGTCGAGGCAGTACACCTGCACGCGGCCGAGGTCCGGCCGCATCCCCGCCGCCGTGCCGATCGTCTTCAGCAGCGTCGACTTGCCGGATCCCGACGTGCCGTAGATCACCAGCGAACCGTCACGGTCCGGTGCGAACACGGCCGCTTGCTGCAGCTGCTTCTCCGGCACGTCCACCAGCGCCAGGGGGATGCGCGTGTCGCCGTCGTTCGGCAGATCCCGCAGGTCCACGAGCGGTGACAGGTCATCCAGCCACGGGCGCCGCGGACGGGGAAGGGCCGCCCTGTCGCTGGCGCGGATCAGCGTCGAGACGATGCGCTTCTGGTCGTTCGGACCGAGGTCTTCCAGATGCGCATCGGCGTCGGCGGGTCGGTCGGCCTCCCACTCATTGCTGGCACCGAAGCGCAGCTCCGCGACGCGCACCTCGGCCGCGGCGGAATCGTCCTCGGTGGTCCATCCGCCCGCGTAGGCGGACTGGAACGGCACGAGCCGCCCGGGACCGGTCTTGGCGATCGCCCGGCCGGGGACGGTCGCCGGGAAGGTCGCCGCCACGCCGTCATCCACCACGTCGCGCGAGTCGGATTCGTCGGCCATGCGCAGCGCAATGCGCAGATTCGTGTTCGCGCGCAGGTTGTCCTTGATCACGCCGGCGGGCCGCTGGGTCGCCATGATCAGGTGGATGCCGAGCGAGCGGCCGCGCTGGGCGATGTCCACGACGCCGTCGACGAACTCCGGCATCTCCGATGCCAGCGCGGCGAACTCGTCGATCACCAGGACCAGCGCCGGAGGGCACTCCGGATCCTGGCGCTTCTCGAGTTCGAGCAGATCCTTCGCCTTCTTGCGGTTGAGCAGGTGCTCCCGGTTCTGCAGTTCTGCCCTCAGGCTGGTCAGCGCGCGCCGCACCAGGTGCGGGCTGAGGTCGGTCACGAGTCCGACGCAGTGCGGCAGCTCGACGCAGTCGGCGAACGCGGAGCCGCCCTTGTAGTCGACGAAGAGGAACGTCACCCGGTCCGGGCTGTGCGCCGCGGCCATGCCCAGCACCCACGCCTGCAGGAACTCCGACTTGCCCGCACCGGTGGTTCCGCCGACCAGCGCGTGCGGGCCCTGCGTGCGCAGGTCGAGGACCATCGCGCTGCTCGGTCCCTGCCCGATGATCGCCCGAAGCGTGCCCGCCTTCTTCAGGCGCGGCCTCGGATTCGGCGAACGGTCCACGATGGTGTTGTTCTGCCGCCAGCGTTCGATGACGACCTGAGGATCCTCGGCGATGGCCGGATCGACCAGCTGCAGGAA from Microbacterium sp. zg-B185 includes:
- a CDS encoding WXG100 family type VII secretion target, with the protein product MAGHDFGATYSEMESAAARLRDGRSTVTDTLKELQGVIDDLVQDGFKTENASEAYSSAYSELTASLDDAAEAVNDMAQALDRMADSIRDKDAELAGG
- a CDS encoding FtsK/SpoIIIE domain-containing protein, with the translated sequence MRLKLTLHRQAGDPVDIVITTDSTATAGDVARHVAAADPTRSVAVAEGDVLTLAVAPPTGDRLIPLQPDVPIGEAPIGSGFAASIVNYGPDHAFAGQREIVGVLVATSGALAGQEFPIAAGHVFLGREVGNDVVLADPMVSKRHARLEVGTHIEVVDLNSANGVLVDGVAVQRVRVEEGEPFIIGGTTLVLRLARSFDGSATEEPIIERGGGLLFNRSPRVEVRYPGTLFKIPRLPTEKIGRMFPWPILIAPILAGMALYALNGNPRSLLIIVMTPLMAFGNIINQAAQSKKGENHEILLFERQYEQLEEDFFHGKPEEERARNAEAPPVAEIFDHAMRLGPMLWTRRPEHWNFLGLRLGTCRLPARNSIDDAETPEGLPDFIDRVDRLRDRYAFVDDVPVFETLGDAGSIGIAGPQGPVADTMRGLAVQLLGLHAPNDVVAVAFADSAWTPELDWLKWMPHTSSDRSPFRDLALADSAPTSASLLSTLEEYVLRAAAAGGGGEPRGPFKEDWNPLLYGTDVARAASEHKSTPAVSVIVFVSSDAPVDRGRLTDVLERGADHGVHAVFVAPTVESLPAVCRSYIDVTAGLEDAQVGLVRNGENFEHVRVEGVSNAYMEMLARRLAPVVDASTGVHDSSDIPTSVMFLQLVDPAIAEDPQVVIERWRQNNTIVDRSPNPRPRLKKAGTLRAIIGQGPSSAMVLDLRTQGPHALVGGTTGAGKSEFLQAWVLGMAAAHSPDRVTFLFVDYKGGSAFADCVELPHCVGLVTDLSPHLVRRALTSLRAELQNREHLLNRKKAKDLLELEKRQDPECPPALVLVIDEFAALASEMPEFVDGVVDIAQRGRSLGIHLIMATQRPAGVIKDNLRANTNLRIALRMADESDSRDVVDDGVAATFPATVPGRAIAKTGPGRLVPFQSAYAGGWTTEDDSAAAEVRVAELRFGASNEWEADRPADADAHLEDLGPNDQKRIVSTLIRASDRAALPRPRRPWLDDLSPLVDLRDLPNDGDTRIPLALVDVPEKQLQQAAVFAPDRDGSLVIYGTSGSGKSTLLKTIGTAAGMRPDLGRVQVYCLDFASGALGALASLPHVGSVVDGADVDRIQRLLRTLDGEMDRRAAAFSAASAASVQEYRELKDRRMPRILLLIDNYPEFKKDWEVAPGRGPFYRIFMRILGEGRTLGLHTVITADRGNAVPSAVAANISRRVVLRMGDPSQYMLLGVPRDVLDEQSAPGRAVVDGHEAQIAVLGGTMNVVEQTKALIALGDRLREEGVRDLPEIGALPTMVTVSEMPARAGGMPVFGVADDTLAPHGFEPIGSFVISGPPASGRTNALKALVVAMERFDPDVKMYHLGSRRAELKDFRPWVRSAMRPEEEKDLAAELAELVVSESPGGRIMIVVEDMPHLADGPADRPMRALLQAMNNSDHLLIGEAEITRASGSIGVLGEWKTGRQGIVLKPDTYDGEAIFKTAFGRVKRSDFPVGRGIFVQAGRAVTMQIPFVPAAGSNGQG